The Roseiconus lacunae genome contains the following window.
TGACTCAACAGGAAGCAACGCTTCAATTTCACCACCAAAACATCACGAAGACCCGCAGCGGACTGTCGCCAGCCGCTGCGGGTTTTTTCGTGCGCTTCTCCCGTAGCCGAATGCGCCGAGCGTTTCGGTCGGCCTGCCAAATCAATTGGCGTTCTCAGCAGACGCGTCAATGCGTAATTCTTTCAGTACCGCTTCAGCCCTGAGTCGCGTCAACCCTTTGCTCGTACCGATCGCCTGTCGCAAATTCTTTTCTGCGGCGGATCGCGCAAGCTGTCGAAAATCAGAATTTTCCGCTTGCCGAGAAAAAGTCACCCACTGCTGAGCCACCGAGATCCGTGCCAATGGATCAACTCCGGCATCAAGATCCTCCGCCGCAAGAGTTGCAATCGATGGATATGGCGATCGGCGTAAATGAACCAATCCTTGGCGCCAGTCTTTGTCCTCCAAACACATTTTTACCCCGCGTGCGTGGTGCACAGACGGCGACATTTGCTGATCCACGGCATTCGGAAGCAGCGGCACCAGGTCCCAGACACACAGACGTGTGATGGACTCGGTTTCCGCGACCGTTCCAACCAATCGCTTCGGGGAATCCAACACCAAAAACTGAGGTGTTGCCAACTGGGGACGTGCAATGATCGTGACCGACTTCTCGTCAAGATTGATCCACACCAGCTGCGAAGTTCCGACGGTCGCCAAAAGGTGATCGTTTCCGACGAATCGGTACTGATGCACGTGGCCGCCGCAATTGATCGAGCCCTCTAGAGTCATCGTCGTCATGTCACCAAGATCCAATCGCCCATGAGGTCGACAAGCAACGAATCTGGTTTGATCGGGGGACAGCCGAATCTCGGTGATTGAACGTAGCGGTAAATCCGAAAGGAGCGTCTCGTCGAGTTCAAACCCGGGAAAACGATGGATCGCAAGCGATTGCTTGCCGCCTCGATTACCAACGACCAACAACCGCGTTCCATTCTGGCAAAACCGCAGACGCACGACTCGATCGTATGGCGTTTCAATCTGGCCGATCGGTACTGGATTACCCGGTTGCCAGCGTTCGATCAACCGCTGCCCACCGTTGGATATCACCTCAGCCCGGCGGGGGTGAAACTGCCCCTGCCAAACAAGATGCCCCTCAGGAAGGGTGCTCGATCGGCGGTGCCGTGCAGCGTCCCAAATCTGAGCCCCGTAATCGATACCGACAGCGAGCAAGTTTCCATCGGGAGAAAAACTCAAGCTACCGGTACGGTTCTTCGAGCCAATCGGGCTCGGTGCCATGACCGATTGAAACGTCGACGTATCAACCAGTTGGAGCTGACGTGTTTTTTCGCCACCCGTATTCTCACCAAACCAGGCCAAGGCGATTGAGCTGCCTTCGGGGGAAACCTCCAGAAGCTCAAGCTGCCCGGAATACCGAACCGAATCGGCAAGCTTGGCCAGTTCGTGCTGCCCTACTCCATTTTCAGCGGAGGCTTGCCTTAGCACCCCGGTCGTATCGCCTAACGCGATGATCAAAATCACCAGAATTGGAACACAAACGCGCATTCCGCCCTCCCACTTCAGAGCAATGGCAAAGTTATTTTCAAACCACTTTAGCTCTTTGCGGCAACCGCTGCGCTGCGAAACGTCGCGACTGCTCCCTTGTGAAGACCGCTCAGCGATTGCGAGTAGGAGAAAACACAATCGGTGGCCGACAGTCCGACACAATCGCTAACTTTGTTGCCGGACTTCCTCAATCTTTCCTGTCAAACGCCACACTACTGAAAAGATTCTTTCCAGCGTCGTCGTAACAAAAGGGCAGATGGTTCGACAAAACTAGGGTATCGTTCCATTTGAAATTACCGGTTCGGCTCATCAGCCAACGGGCATTAGCTCCGGTGATTGCAACGAAACCGTGGCTAACGCCATGCGGCTAATCCTTATTTTGAAGGTTGACGAAGCACTAGCCCCCATGTCATGGTGACTCCACGGCACCGAAAGCCTCGGCGGCTTCCGCTACGATGGTGTGAACCATTCATCGATATCGCCAGCACCAACTGCTGATCAATTCCGAAACGAAGGCCAAGTCATCGGGATTAGATGCCAACAGATGATCCGCTCCAGCCAGGGCGACCAGGCTAACCGGCTTTGCTGCTTCCCGAGTCGAACCGTAGTACTCGGCAGAGGGCGGCTGCGAGAGAAGCGACATCAGGCGGACGGCATGGTCAAACGCGACCGTCTCATCAACCGGCGAATGCAGCAGCAACACCGGGCACTGAATTGTTGGCAAGACATCGGCCACCTGATACGAACGAAAATCGTCGATCATCTGCTTGGTGATCATCCATTCGATGCCACCGATCGAGACCTTCCCGGAACCTTTGCTGACGATCTCGGGATTCATTTTTTCGAGTAGAACCGCCAAGTGCGCCGAGTCACTCGGTGCGGCCAGCGTCGCGACCATCGACAAGTCAACTAATTCGGCAAGATGATGCTCGCTCGCTTGGTGTGCCCGCGCCGCGGTGACCAACGATGCGATCCCACCAAAGCTATGCCCGATCAGGCCAGTGACTGTCCCCAATTCATCGCGGGCAAATCGAATCGCTGAGGCGAGGTCGGCGAGATTGGTCGTGAAATTCGACTGAGAGAATTCGCCTTCGCTTCCGCCAAGCCCGGTCATATCGAATCGCAGCACCCCGATCCCGGCCTTTGCCAATGCGCGACTAATCCGAACGGTTGCTTTTAGATCTTTGCTACAGGTGAAGCAGTGTGAAAAAACCACCGCTGGCGGCAAAGATGCATCACCACGTGAATCGATCGACCAATCTTTGGGACGATCAATAATGCCGGCTAATTGGTGCGTCCCCAAACCACTCGAAAACTTCACGCGGTACGAAGTCGTCTCTTTCCCTGTCGTCCGCACGATTTAATTCATCCGAGTTGAATCGGAAATCCGACCGGCGCGAAACGCTTCGGCCATCGCGCGAGGCACTTCGGCTTCGGCAAGGACGAGCGCGGATTTGTTGCTGGCGACCTTAGCCCGCATCTGCTGCTCTTCGGCGACCGCTTCTGCGCGACGGCGCTCTGCCTGTGCTTGTGCCACACGGGTGTCCGCTTCCGCTTGATCGCTTTGCAGTCGGGCGCCGATATTTTCGCCAACATCGATATCGGCGATGTCGATGGAGACGATCTCAAAGGCAGTTTGTGCGTCCAACCCGCGTTCCAAGACGACCCGAGTGATCATGTCGGGATTTTCGAGGACCTTAAAGTGAGTTTCGGCTGACCCAATCGAACTAATGATTGCCTCGCCGACCCGTGCGATCACGGTGTCTTCGGTCGCACCACCGATCAATTGCTCCAAGTTTGTCCGTACCGTCACTCGGGCGCGAACTCGTAATTCGATCCCATTCTTGGTGATCGCACTGAGAGTCGTTTTGCCACTGCGAGATGGATCGGGGCAATCGATGACTTTCGGGTACACGCTGGTTTGGACGGCATCGAGCACGTCGCGTCCGGCCAAATCGATCGCCGCGGCCTGATCAAAGTCCAAGGGGATTTCGGCTCGCGCGGCGGCGATGATCGCGTGGATCACGTTCATGATGTTCCCGCCGGCAAGGTAGTGTGCTTCGAGCCTTCGGGTACTGATCCCACTTTTACGCCCGATGTCCAAACCGGCTTGGGCGGACATCACTTTTGCTTGGACAATCACGTTGGGATTGACCTTTGTGAAATGCATCCGAATCAGACTCGGTGCACTCACGTCGGCTACCGACATGTACGCTTGAATCCAGAGCTTGCCGTAGCGGAGCACAAAGAATCCAAAAATCATGCCGAACACGACCAGCATGATCCCGATCAAGATGATCACCAAGCCCGATACCGTGGACGTGTCGGCTAACAATCGTGCGTCAGCAAGTAACATCGAGCGTTCCAGTGATCCAACGGCAGCTTCGGTCATAACAGTCCTTCGATCAACATACAAACAACCTTCAACAGACATCAGCTCTAGTGTAGAGCCTTCGAGAAGTGATCTGCAACCTAATGGGCCGAATCCAAACACGCATCGAGACTTCAATCCAGCAGAATCGCTGGTAAAAATTTCGCCGGTGCTTCGTCAACCTTTGAAATCAGGATTGGCCGCATGGCGTTTGCCAAAGTTTGGTGCGATAACCGGAGCGAACGCCCGTCGGCTGATGAGTCGCCCCCCAATATTTGGCCCAGACGGAGCATTAGTGGCATCACGTTTGCAAAGAAACCGTGAAACTAACGTTGAAATGCAGTTTTCAACATGTTTTCAACTGTCCTACGCCCAAGTTTGTCTCTATGGTTGAATTGATCCCCCCCGGGATTGACCAGACGCGATGGTGGAGTGGACTTGATGTTGGATGTTGTTTTCTCGGTTCAATGTTGGGTCCGGATCGTGGTGGGAGCTACGAAAGCTTTCGATCACCTGGGGTGACAAACCGGCACACTCGGGGAATTTCCACCGCCCCAGAATCGAACGTAGACGCGGCACAAATGCATTGTTCGAGTTCGGTACCAGGTTGAACGCCAATCGGCAGTTCGACGAACTCCGAAGCTTTGGCCGCAGAAGAGTGCTGGGGCTGGGTTTCGGACGACAGATTGAAATTTGGACTGAGTCGAATCAGGAAAGTCAAATCAGGAAACTGAGTAGAAGATAGGAACTTGACCTATGCAGGCTAATTGGCGAGAAGGCGATTGGGCCGTTTATCGAAAGAGCAAACAGGGGGCGACACCGGGGCGTCGTGCGTCCCAGGTCATTGCGTCCAGTAAGGGCGAAACGTATCGCTACGTCGTCGACAAATTTTGGGTTGTCGACGAGGTTCTACCTGACGGACGCCTTCGCCTGATCACTGCTCGCGGAAAGGTACATACGATCGAATCTGACGACCCGAATCTACGTCGCCCGGGATTCCTGCAAAAGCTTTTATGGCGAGAACGCTTCGCAGTTGTCGAAGCAAGTCGAGACAATGTGTCGCACAGCGAGCGCCAGACAGGTGCGGTTGGGGCCTGAGTCGAACACGACGATCGATCGTGCACTTCACATTCGAATCACCGAACGGAAATGCCAGCTTGCACGTCAATCGTGCAAGCTGGTTATTTTTTGCGCACCGAGAGGCGATCGATGGCCTTTCGGAAATCGATTGAACAAGAAAATAAAAAATCGACTGACTCGATCGCAACGCAGCCTCAACTTGCCATCGCAGTGCGAGCTTTCTCCATCGACTTTTCCATGTCATCAAACATTTGTCGGGCACCATCGTGAAACACACGACCGATTAACACATCCGTTAAACAACTGCGATGTTCGGGGTGCTCTTTCATGAATCGGCCGATACTGAACTCATCGCTATAGAACGCGTGCACGAGCTTTCGAA
Protein-coding sequences here:
- the floA gene encoding flotillin-like protein FloA (flotillin-like protein involved in membrane lipid rafts), which translates into the protein MTEAAVGSLERSMLLADARLLADTSTVSGLVIILIGIMLVVFGMIFGFFVLRYGKLWIQAYMSVADVSAPSLIRMHFTKVNPNVIVQAKVMSAQAGLDIGRKSGISTRRLEAHYLAGGNIMNVIHAIIAAARAEIPLDFDQAAAIDLAGRDVLDAVQTSVYPKVIDCPDPSRSGKTTLSAITKNGIELRVRARVTVRTNLEQLIGGATEDTVIARVGEAIISSIGSAETHFKVLENPDMITRVVLERGLDAQTAFEIVSIDIADIDVGENIGARLQSDQAEADTRVAQAQAERRRAEAVAEEQQMRAKVASNKSALVLAEAEVPRAMAEAFRAGRISDSTRMN
- a CDS encoding alpha/beta hydrolase family protein, encoding MKFSSGLGTHQLAGIIDRPKDWSIDSRGDASLPPAVVFSHCFTCSKDLKATVRISRALAKAGIGVLRFDMTGLGGSEGEFSQSNFTTNLADLASAIRFARDELGTVTGLIGHSFGGIASLVTAARAHQASEHHLAELVDLSMVATLAAPSDSAHLAVLLEKMNPEIVSKGSGKVSIGGIEWMITKQMIDDFRSYQVADVLPTIQCPVLLLHSPVDETVAFDHAVRLMSLLSQPPSAEYYGSTREAAKPVSLVALAGADHLLASNPDDLAFVSELISSWCWRYR
- a CDS encoding WD40 repeat domain-containing protein → MRVCVPILVILIIALGDTTGVLRQASAENGVGQHELAKLADSVRYSGQLELLEVSPEGSSIALAWFGENTGGEKTRQLQLVDTSTFQSVMAPSPIGSKNRTGSLSFSPDGNLLAVGIDYGAQIWDAARHRRSSTLPEGHLVWQGQFHPRRAEVISNGGQRLIERWQPGNPVPIGQIETPYDRVVRLRFCQNGTRLLVVGNRGGKQSLAIHRFPGFELDETLLSDLPLRSITEIRLSPDQTRFVACRPHGRLDLGDMTTMTLEGSINCGGHVHQYRFVGNDHLLATVGTSQLVWINLDEKSVTIIARPQLATPQFLVLDSPKRLVGTVAETESITRLCVWDLVPLLPNAVDQQMSPSVHHARGVKMCLEDKDWRQGLVHLRRSPYPSIATLAAEDLDAGVDPLARISVAQQWVTFSRQAENSDFRQLARSAAEKNLRQAIGTSKGLTRLRAEAVLKELRIDASAENAN